A genomic window from Pseudoalteromonas piratica includes:
- a CDS encoding EH signature domain-containing protein, with the protein MRINLKKLRFTIPENPFGKNTNLMLDLVNGLKQISKKAGTDNDSFKAAWRKVYNAVQANKNLENVIENKLDIRALGFALNSKVGQQIQLTTSILDKIDFLTEKPSSLFLESFYQYYLSRYSSLNNVAYTSEWLINARKKRKQSKGFDENLLSQDGPKWLAQQAIDKNRDFDFIVKEFELDQFQSGQFMELAQRIYFVEQLKNIPVNKPHDLLTEVQKKEVYESSFDSSELLGHKILKILIERAPSHDIHESWLNTIMSIAGDPRVPVSHPRYRKWWSHVSKDMSAKVKGWLSGLDLRLFLEALEDFSYSSYDPDMERMFPTRKKFLEGLYDKKLIKNTKLYMCKSMARFLKTKYKEEHLPDFSIVDDGEKSIIYVDLGSAHMIEGSHQCQLWIYRSLHESAPVLQYDKQRISYRSLTKGLHEAMSNYGHGAYDYFTHSPANFSWQRRAVDSLRDLRVPVTIKDVLTADDYRTYIRRFGAD; encoded by the coding sequence ATGAGAATAAATTTAAAAAAGCTCAGATTTACAATACCTGAAAACCCTTTTGGGAAAAATACTAACTTGATGTTGGACCTGGTTAACGGACTCAAACAAATTTCAAAAAAGGCAGGTACAGATAATGACAGTTTTAAGGCTGCTTGGAGAAAAGTTTATAATGCTGTGCAGGCGAACAAAAACCTTGAGAATGTAATTGAAAATAAATTGGATATTCGTGCACTTGGTTTCGCTCTTAATTCAAAAGTTGGACAACAAATCCAGCTTACAACTTCTATCTTAGATAAAATTGACTTTTTAACCGAAAAACCAAGTTCGTTATTTTTGGAGAGTTTTTACCAATATTATTTGAGTCGTTATAGTAGCTTAAATAATGTTGCGTATACGTCAGAATGGTTGATTAACGCTAGAAAAAAGCGTAAGCAGTCAAAAGGGTTTGATGAAAATTTACTTTCTCAAGATGGGCCTAAATGGTTAGCACAACAAGCTATAGATAAAAATAGAGATTTCGATTTTATCGTTAAAGAATTCGAACTTGATCAGTTTCAGTCTGGTCAATTTATGGAGCTAGCTCAACGAATTTACTTTGTAGAACAACTCAAAAACATTCCAGTTAATAAACCTCACGACCTTCTTACAGAGGTTCAAAAAAAAGAGGTCTATGAATCTAGCTTTGATAGCTCCGAGTTATTGGGCCATAAAATTTTGAAGATACTAATAGAAAGAGCACCTTCGCACGATATCCATGAGTCTTGGCTTAATACAATTATGTCAATTGCGGGTGACCCAAGAGTACCTGTTAGCCATCCAAGATACAGAAAGTGGTGGAGTCATGTTTCAAAAGACATGTCTGCTAAAGTAAAAGGCTGGTTATCTGGGCTTGATTTAAGACTTTTTTTAGAAGCATTGGAGGACTTTTCTTATTCTTCTTATGATCCTGATATGGAACGAATGTTTCCAACTAGAAAAAAGTTTTTGGAAGGTCTTTACGATAAGAAATTAATTAAAAACACCAAGCTATATATGTGTAAAAGCATGGCTCGTTTTTTAAAAACTAAATACAAAGAAGAGCACCTACCAGACTTTTCCATAGTTGATGATGGTGAAAAATCTATTATTTATGTGGACTTAGGTAGTGCCCATATGATTGAAGGTAGCCACCAATGTCAATTGTGGATATATCGCTCTTTGCATGAATCTGCACCAGTACTTCAATATGATAAACAGCGCATATCCTATAGGAGCCTAACAAAAGGGCTTCATGAGGCTATGAGTAACTATGGCCACGGTGCATATGACTACTTTACTCACTCTCCAGCAAACTTTAGCTGGCAGCGCAGAGCTGTAGACTCATTAAGGGATTTAAGGGTGCCAGTAACAATAAAAGATGTTTTAACCGCAGATGATTATCGTACTTATATTCGAAGATTTGGAGCAGATTAG
- a CDS encoding SNF2-related protein, whose amino-acid sequence MALSNLINKFFKNADRSVSFNFIPDELDGAYFSLDKKEFEKVRNGTANEWLIQQYVTLKMLEEQGEAESIPNGFIVPANVLCRLDDYVRESLSLPPLWDGVIYSDIRGNTSRSNFKVELAVSDPDGRTTHSYSIEGPVIKFGETSQYLLTQAQLIAFESKKKHENSDKTEFDNLTLLHNLQLSQKQNAKLQLQHFEKLKIHTPEKIAVEAELDSFGNLILTPFMGQESSHEDIQKVLGQIVAPNANTIKVGDEIILFTEEKIKAVKEVLDNRVVPKSKVKDFLQNPTAFIDASLVDLDLGFSLRVHGATTFKHAYFGETDDSGVDWFGKSASSEQVLPISKLLPLVSDTSSFEHVKKVIDDAVNTGANEIEFEGKFFDISDSDNVSKTLDEIEVKLRSGNDEEEVETGFDSDSEEEATETEETIVVDIDLNDEELSENSPIVSEKINDVCRMGDLDWGNYLRTPYKHQDIGVRWILGLLDQSHENSAISGSLLADDMGLGKTFMALSAVEHHYREVSQINETQKPTLIVAPLSLLENWKDEVEKTFKTSPFRDIVILQTDGELNRFKNGGVEIRTNTSDGDEFEPRYSLNIGKDCVDRLDMPGRLVITTYQTLRDYQFSLCLIDWGLVIFDEAQNIKNPNALATRAAKGLKAQFKLVATGTPVENSLADFWCLMDTACPKYLGSYQDFRAKYISPILQAASDEVEDIRNRVGRELRVKVGAIMLRRVKEDNLDGLPEKFMYVGIENTDWKYLPELGKTMTGYQLKVYDGAIESIEESDSNHVLSTLQRLRNSSLHPRLADGGSLNCPQSNKELDQILFESEKLKSLLQLLDLIKTKNEKCIIFAVNKRLQTFLSIALGRKYGLGPLSIINGDAKAVSKKVSTPTRKTMIADFEAKEGFNIIVMSPVAAGVGLTVVGANNVVHFERHWNPAKEAQATDRVYRIGQTKDVNIYVPLLLHPEMESFDVNLHKLLTKKTQLKDAVVTPEEVIPMPGGIAGAKGFSDEQVINADDIKKLSWQQFEALTVEVMNKELCADSAWLASNGADKGSDGVLIVNNEMVLIQAKHTTRGRYDGYKAVQEIFAAKPIYEHQIGKTSAKLLFITNATMLSSRTREVAKQCGVDVINGSELAQLVKKHQITFKQILMRLDKKRMKV is encoded by the coding sequence GTGGCACTTTCGAACTTAATTAATAAATTTTTTAAAAATGCAGATCGGTCTGTTTCGTTTAATTTTATTCCTGATGAACTCGATGGCGCCTACTTTTCTTTAGACAAAAAAGAGTTTGAAAAAGTTAGAAATGGCACTGCTAACGAGTGGCTTATACAACAATATGTCACTTTAAAAATGCTAGAAGAGCAAGGAGAGGCTGAGAGTATACCTAATGGCTTCATTGTGCCTGCTAATGTACTTTGTCGATTAGATGATTATGTTCGAGAATCTTTATCATTACCTCCACTTTGGGATGGTGTAATTTATTCTGATATAAGAGGGAATACGAGTAGATCTAATTTTAAGGTTGAGCTTGCGGTATCAGACCCTGATGGCAGGACGACTCATAGTTATTCTATCGAAGGTCCAGTAATTAAATTTGGAGAGACTTCGCAATACTTACTAACTCAGGCTCAACTCATAGCATTTGAGTCAAAAAAGAAACATGAGAATTCTGATAAAACTGAATTCGATAACTTAACCTTGCTTCATAACTTGCAATTGAGTCAGAAGCAAAATGCCAAATTACAACTTCAACATTTCGAAAAATTAAAAATACATACTCCAGAAAAAATAGCGGTTGAGGCGGAGTTAGATTCTTTTGGTAATTTGATACTTACACCTTTTATGGGGCAAGAATCAAGTCACGAAGATATACAGAAAGTGTTGGGACAAATAGTTGCACCAAATGCCAATACTATAAAAGTAGGTGATGAAATCATTCTATTTACGGAAGAAAAAATTAAAGCCGTAAAAGAAGTTTTGGACAACAGGGTTGTACCTAAGAGTAAAGTAAAAGACTTTCTGCAAAACCCAACCGCTTTCATTGATGCGTCTTTGGTAGATTTAGACCTTGGGTTTTCGTTGCGTGTACATGGGGCGACAACTTTTAAACACGCCTATTTTGGTGAAACTGATGATTCAGGAGTTGATTGGTTTGGGAAATCAGCTTCTTCTGAGCAAGTACTTCCAATTTCAAAACTCCTTCCTTTAGTAAGTGATACATCATCATTTGAACACGTTAAAAAAGTAATTGATGATGCTGTGAATACAGGGGCCAATGAAATCGAGTTTGAAGGTAAATTTTTTGATATTTCTGACTCTGACAATGTAAGCAAAACTCTCGATGAGATTGAGGTGAAATTACGCTCTGGTAATGATGAAGAAGAGGTTGAGACAGGTTTTGATTCAGATAGCGAAGAAGAGGCAACAGAAACAGAAGAAACAATAGTAGTAGATATCGACCTTAATGATGAAGAACTATCCGAAAATTCACCGATTGTTTCAGAGAAGATAAATGATGTATGCCGAATGGGGGATTTAGATTGGGGCAATTACTTAAGAACTCCATATAAGCATCAAGATATTGGAGTTCGATGGATTCTAGGGCTATTGGATCAAAGTCACGAAAATAGCGCTATCAGTGGCTCTTTGCTTGCTGATGACATGGGGTTAGGGAAAACGTTCATGGCACTTTCTGCTGTGGAACATCATTATCGTGAAGTAAGTCAAATTAATGAAACTCAGAAACCGACATTGATTGTTGCTCCTCTGAGCTTGCTTGAAAACTGGAAAGATGAAGTAGAAAAAACCTTTAAAACATCTCCATTTAGAGACATTGTTATTCTTCAAACTGATGGTGAGTTAAATCGATTTAAAAATGGTGGTGTTGAAATCAGAACAAACACTTCAGATGGTGACGAATTTGAACCTCGCTATTCGTTAAACATTGGTAAAGACTGCGTCGATAGACTTGATATGCCGGGTCGATTGGTTATAACAACATATCAAACCCTTAGAGATTATCAATTCTCTCTTTGTCTTATAGATTGGGGTTTAGTCATTTTTGATGAAGCACAAAATATCAAAAACCCTAACGCCTTAGCAACCAGAGCAGCTAAAGGGCTTAAAGCCCAATTCAAATTAGTTGCCACTGGTACTCCTGTTGAAAATAGCTTAGCGGATTTCTGGTGCCTAATGGATACTGCCTGTCCTAAATATTTAGGAAGTTATCAGGATTTTAGAGCCAAATACATTTCACCAATATTACAAGCTGCAAGCGATGAAGTTGAAGATATTAGAAATAGAGTTGGTCGGGAGTTAAGGGTTAAAGTTGGGGCTATAATGCTTCGCAGGGTTAAGGAAGACAATCTTGACGGGCTACCTGAAAAGTTCATGTATGTTGGAATTGAAAATACTGATTGGAAATACCTGCCAGAACTAGGGAAGACGATGACAGGTTATCAATTAAAGGTTTATGATGGTGCTATAGAGTCGATTGAAGAGTCAGATTCTAATCATGTACTGAGCACACTACAAAGGCTCAGAAATAGTTCATTACATCCGCGATTAGCGGATGGGGGTAGTTTAAATTGCCCCCAATCTAATAAAGAACTAGACCAAATATTATTTGAATCAGAGAAGTTAAAAAGTTTACTACAGCTACTAGATTTAATTAAAACCAAAAATGAAAAGTGTATTATTTTCGCGGTAAACAAACGTCTTCAAACTTTTCTTAGTATTGCATTAGGAAGGAAATACGGGCTAGGCCCTCTTTCAATAATTAATGGTGATGCTAAGGCAGTTTCAAAAAAAGTATCTACACCTACTCGTAAAACAATGATTGCTGATTTTGAAGCAAAAGAAGGATTTAATATTATTGTTATGTCCCCTGTAGCAGCAGGTGTTGGATTGACTGTAGTTGGAGCAAATAATGTGGTTCATTTCGAGCGCCACTGGAATCCTGCTAAAGAAGCCCAAGCTACCGATCGCGTATACAGAATTGGGCAGACAAAAGACGTTAACATTTACGTTCCATTACTTCTTCATCCTGAGATGGAGTCTTTCGATGTTAATCTTCATAAGTTACTCACAAAGAAAACTCAACTAAAAGATGCGGTTGTTACACCGGAAGAAGTGATCCCAATGCCCGGAGGTATTGCTGGTGCTAAAGGATTCAGTGATGAACAAGTAATAAATGCTGATGATATAAAAAAATTAAGCTGGCAGCAGTTTGAAGCATTAACAGTAGAGGTAATGAATAAAGAGCTTTGTGCAGACAGTGCTTGGCTGGCAAGCAATGGTGCTGATAAAGGCTCTGATGGGGTTTTGATAGTAAATAATGAAATGGTACTGATTCAAGCAAAGCACACTACTAGAGGCCGCTATGATGGTTATAAAGCTGTGCAAGAAATTTTTGCAGCCAAACCAATTTACGAGCATCAAATAGGTAAAACTAGTGCAAAGTTACTTTTCATTACTAATGCGACAATGCTCTCATCAAGGACTAGAGAAGTTGCAAAGCAATGTGGCGTCGACGTTATTAATGGAAGTGAGTTGGCTCAGTTAGTTAAGAAGCATCAGATTACCTTTAAACAAATTTTAATGCGTTTAGATAAGAAAAGAATGAAAGTATGA
- the zorA gene encoding anti-phage ZorAB system protein ZorA — translation MSFTSFLLEIQLLKHLGCRVCKEQLVYKNNGKQAVLVLPLKTRITSECHFVGNIMEKLDWLVPDFLSFSTLNFESQLSAIFVAFLMGITFFFLAKSGNSFRKAKKRIKVLNDALKGISTENISSKRRDLISFITEKDKEKSQPVRHIWKEFDETLIEVKAIGNVHLHNTFDASHFFNTHTLAKGVTDNRLIAAVPGFLTAVGVIGTFVGLQIGLSEMNISSDVSVEEMKAGVSAVIGGAKVAFMTSVWGVLLSVLFNFIEKSLEQSIRKRISILQDKIDDIFPRLSPESQLQIIAHNSIESRESLQGLAEQIGIKMQESMLTATRGISEALETTLNEIMAPAINKLVDETSEGNQKALEDLLTKFMDGFGAQGNQQRVAMENASEKVNESISGMNTTMEAFISKIEASQQASGEREKELISSISLQVSQLVEQSNEQGRKMTELMETQIGSLNDAFDSSQARAKEREQEFTNNIEQQIKSLTEGIASQSSVLTEFVQSQMSSLNESFTKRDEQSAAISEQRNAALEQQTQAISKSTQELVSQIESSIQNHKTSSEQIIEQGKSLQQSVESSVLASAKATDSMRESATELKSAAEKMSIFGSHVRDAGNKLSGAVTEAIESTKDLASQNQTTSERMENLREQLIADTGRFRDLADQINSMIVNAGNTFDSLKSSQKEYLSQLQKNVNELATQMTNLLSDYAEQANAQTKDHLTIWADSSTQYATTMNNAARALAGVVEDIQDKVGA, via the coding sequence TTGAGCTTTACAAGCTTTTTGCTGGAGATCCAGCTTTTAAAGCATCTTGGATGCAGAGTATGCAAAGAACAGTTAGTTTATAAAAATAATGGAAAACAAGCGGTATTAGTTTTACCGCTAAAAACAAGAATAACAAGTGAATGTCATTTTGTAGGAAATATTATGGAAAAATTAGATTGGTTAGTCCCTGACTTTTTAAGTTTTAGTACACTGAATTTTGAGTCGCAATTGAGTGCTATTTTTGTGGCATTCCTTATGGGAATAACATTTTTCTTTCTTGCCAAATCAGGTAATTCGTTCAGAAAGGCTAAAAAAAGGATAAAGGTCTTAAATGATGCTCTGAAAGGTATTTCAACAGAAAACATTTCATCTAAAAGAAGAGACTTGATTAGCTTTATCACCGAAAAAGATAAAGAGAAAAGTCAGCCTGTAAGACATATCTGGAAAGAATTTGATGAAACACTAATAGAAGTTAAGGCTATTGGTAATGTTCATCTACATAATACGTTTGATGCTTCACATTTTTTCAATACTCACACTCTGGCAAAAGGTGTTACAGATAACAGACTAATTGCTGCTGTACCGGGTTTTTTAACCGCTGTTGGTGTTATAGGTACTTTTGTTGGTCTTCAAATTGGTCTTTCGGAGATGAACATTTCTTCTGATGTCTCAGTTGAAGAAATGAAAGCAGGTGTTTCTGCGGTGATTGGTGGTGCTAAAGTTGCCTTCATGACATCTGTTTGGGGTGTATTGTTAAGTGTTTTATTTAATTTTATTGAGAAATCATTAGAGCAAAGCATTAGAAAAAGAATAAGCATTCTCCAAGATAAAATTGACGATATTTTTCCGCGTTTAAGTCCTGAATCTCAACTTCAAATTATTGCTCATAATAGCATTGAATCTAGGGAGAGTTTACAAGGTTTAGCTGAGCAAATAGGCATTAAAATGCAGGAATCAATGCTAACTGCAACTCGAGGAATCAGTGAAGCATTAGAGACAACGCTAAATGAAATAATGGCGCCTGCTATTAATAAACTCGTGGACGAAACTTCAGAAGGGAATCAAAAGGCGTTAGAGGATTTGTTAACGAAATTTATGGATGGTTTTGGCGCTCAAGGTAATCAACAAAGAGTCGCAATGGAAAATGCTTCAGAAAAAGTTAACGAATCAATTTCTGGTATGAATACCACGATGGAAGCGTTTATTTCTAAGATTGAAGCGTCTCAGCAAGCATCAGGAGAAAGGGAAAAAGAACTTATCTCTTCTATTTCATTGCAAGTTTCTCAATTAGTTGAACAAAGCAATGAGCAAGGTCGTAAGATGACTGAGTTGATGGAAACTCAAATTGGCAGTTTAAATGATGCTTTTGATAGCAGCCAAGCTCGTGCAAAAGAAAGAGAGCAAGAGTTTACGAACAACATTGAACAACAAATTAAGTCGCTAACAGAAGGTATCGCGTCTCAAAGTTCGGTGTTAACTGAGTTTGTTCAGTCACAGATGTCCTCATTAAATGAATCATTTACCAAGCGTGACGAGCAGAGTGCTGCAATATCTGAGCAAAGGAATGCTGCCTTAGAACAGCAAACACAAGCAATTTCAAAATCAACACAAGAATTAGTTTCTCAAATAGAATCAAGCATACAGAACCACAAAACGAGTTCAGAGCAGATTATTGAACAAGGCAAATCACTTCAACAAAGTGTTGAGTCATCTGTATTAGCAAGTGCTAAAGCAACTGATAGTATGCGTGAGTCTGCGACAGAACTTAAATCAGCGGCAGAAAAAATGAGTATATTTGGTTCTCATGTCAGAGATGCCGGAAATAAACTATCTGGTGCCGTTACTGAGGCTATTGAATCAACGAAAGATTTAGCTAGCCAAAATCAAACTACTTCTGAGCGAATGGAGAATTTACGAGAGCAATTGATTGCAGATACAGGGCGTTTCAGAGATTTAGCTGATCAAATAAATAGCATGATCGTTAATGCAGGCAATACTTTTGATAGCTTGAAGTCATCCCAGAAAGAATATTTGTCACAATTACAGAAAAATGTAAATGAACTGGCAACTCAAATGACCAACTTGCTTTCAGACTATGCTGAACAAGCCAATGCTCAGACTAAAGATCATCTGACTATATGGGCTGATTCTTCAACTCAATATGCAACCACTATGAATAATGCTGCAAGAGCATTAGCGGGTGTTGTTGAGGATATTCAAGACAAAGTAGGTGCATAA
- a CDS encoding OmpA/MotB family protein — protein sequence MKFASRTHVKVDEENPYWISFSDLMSALLVIFILAAVALIIELTQRTQDIDAGIEELKKAEQARQDILNEVREELAKQNIKVEIADNETVIRIPEETLSFKSGDDQIPEDMVESVKSIGAVLHSAVMKNDRFTYLDTVFVEGHTDSVPIKFGKYWTKGNWGLSADRAITVWKLWSEELVLEPSLNELLNHSEENLFSVSGYAATRRVELDESTPELRAKNRRIDIRFTVKRPSIEDLEKIKPNYNKK from the coding sequence ATGAAATTTGCATCACGTACACATGTAAAAGTAGATGAAGAGAACCCATACTGGATCTCTTTTTCTGATCTAATGTCGGCATTGCTAGTCATTTTTATTTTAGCTGCTGTGGCACTGATCATTGAACTTACTCAACGAACACAAGATATTGATGCAGGCATTGAAGAGCTTAAAAAAGCAGAACAAGCAAGACAAGATATTTTGAATGAGGTCAGGGAAGAGTTGGCAAAGCAAAATATTAAGGTGGAAATTGCTGATAATGAGACGGTGATTCGTATTCCAGAAGAAACCCTCTCTTTTAAGTCAGGTGACGATCAAATTCCTGAAGATATGGTGGAATCAGTTAAAAGTATCGGTGCAGTTCTTCATTCTGCAGTAATGAAAAATGATCGATTCACTTATTTAGATACAGTATTTGTTGAAGGCCATACAGACAGTGTTCCTATTAAGTTCGGTAAATATTGGACTAAAGGAAATTGGGGTTTAAGTGCTGATAGAGCGATAACAGTTTGGAAGCTATGGAGTGAAGAATTAGTTTTAGAACCAAGCTTAAATGAATTATTGAATCATTCTGAAGAAAATTTATTTTCAGTAAGTGGTTACGCTGCGACTAGACGAGTTGAGTTAGATGAGTCAACACCAGAACTTAGAGCAAAGAATAGACGCATTGATATTAGGTTTACTGTAAAAAGACCTTCGATCGAAGATCTTGAAAAGATAAAACCTAATTACAACAAAAAATAA
- a CDS encoding type I restriction endonuclease subunit R has translation MVSQTNEQALEAAIEKALTGICLEDIKAGVQEAAPDFGNKFYKLGQPTDFDMHYALDTNYFWQFLENTQEDELEKLKRNSPNDWQRKVLERFDRLIKKHGILHLLKKGLSVDDAHLNLMYPAPLASSSDKVHQNFAANIFSATRQLRYSKANPLQEIDMVLFINGIPLITLELKNTWTGQTARYHGQKQYRNDRDITQSLLQFGRCLVHMAVDTDEVYMTTKLAGKSTYFLPFNKGNGHGQGNPPNTSSFGTGGHKTAYLWEEVFGKESLANIIQHFVRLDGSSKDDLKKRTLFFPRYHQMDVVRKLVDHAATHGVGQTYLIQHSAGSGKSNSITWAAYQLIETYPKSADVPGSRGIEQPLFDSVIVVTDRRLLDKQLRDNIKEFSEVKNIVAPAFKSSELKSALENGKKIIITTIQKFPFIIDGISDLSDKRFAVIIDEAHSSQSGSAHDNMNRAMGKSEIEEAEDAQDKVLQAMRSRKMRGNASYLAFTATPKNSTLEKFGQQQEDGSFKPFHLYSMKQAIEEGFILDVIANYTTYKSYYEIEKSIQDNPEFDTKKAQKRLRAYVETSQQTIDTKAEIMLEHFIPHVVNSKKLKGKAKGMVVTQNIETAIRYYKAITRQLDQQGNPFKAVIAFSGTKEVDGIEYTEAEMNGFPEGETKDKFDTDEYRLLIVANKYLTGFDQPKLCAMYVDKKLASVLCVQTLSRLNRSAPKLGKKTEDLFVLDFFNSVDDIKTSFDPFYTSTTLSEATDINVLHELKDSMDDVGVYEWYEVEDFIKRYFNNEDAQTLSPIIDTAANRFNYELELQDEDKVDFKVKAKQFVKIYGQMASIMPYEIVAWEKLFWFLKFLIPKLIVKDPDSEALDELLESVDLSSYGLQRVKLNYGIGLDAEETELAPQNPNPRGAHGGEEERDPLDDIIKNFNERWFQGWSATPEEQKVKFINIAESIKQHPDFEAKYQNNPDPHNRELAFEKMLKEVMLARRKDELELYKLFAGDPAFKASWMQSMQRTVSL, from the coding sequence ATGGTTAGTCAAACAAACGAGCAAGCATTAGAAGCTGCAATAGAAAAAGCATTAACAGGAATTTGCTTAGAAGACATCAAAGCAGGTGTGCAAGAAGCTGCGCCTGATTTTGGCAACAAGTTTTATAAGCTTGGTCAACCGACTGACTTTGACATGCATTATGCGTTAGACACTAATTATTTCTGGCAGTTTTTAGAAAATACTCAAGAAGATGAGTTGGAAAAACTTAAGCGTAATAGCCCTAATGATTGGCAGCGCAAAGTGCTTGAACGTTTTGACAGACTAATTAAAAAACATGGCATCTTGCATCTACTGAAAAAAGGCTTAAGTGTTGATGACGCGCATTTGAACTTAATGTACCCAGCTCCTCTAGCAAGTAGCAGCGACAAAGTTCATCAGAACTTTGCGGCAAATATTTTCAGCGCAACTCGACAGCTTCGTTATTCAAAAGCTAATCCGCTTCAAGAAATAGATATGGTGCTGTTTATTAATGGTATTCCATTGATAACGCTTGAGCTTAAAAATACGTGGACAGGGCAAACAGCGCGATATCATGGTCAAAAGCAATATCGTAATGATAGAGATATAACTCAATCGTTACTGCAATTTGGTCGCTGTTTAGTTCATATGGCGGTTGATACCGATGAAGTGTATATGACCACCAAGCTTGCAGGTAAAAGCACCTACTTCTTGCCGTTCAATAAAGGAAACGGACATGGACAGGGTAATCCGCCAAATACCTCTTCATTTGGTACTGGGGGTCACAAGACAGCATATTTATGGGAAGAGGTATTTGGTAAAGAAAGCTTGGCTAACATTATTCAGCACTTTGTTCGCTTAGATGGCTCAAGCAAAGATGATTTAAAAAAGCGGACGCTGTTTTTTCCTCGCTATCACCAAATGGATGTTGTTCGTAAGTTAGTAGATCATGCCGCCACGCATGGTGTGGGTCAAACCTATTTGATACAGCACTCTGCTGGTTCTGGTAAATCAAATTCTATTACTTGGGCTGCGTATCAGCTCATTGAAACTTACCCAAAATCAGCAGATGTTCCAGGAAGCAGAGGGATCGAACAGCCGCTATTTGATTCGGTGATTGTTGTAACCGATAGAAGGCTTTTAGATAAACAGCTAAGAGATAATATTAAAGAGTTTTCTGAAGTTAAGAATATTGTAGCTCCTGCTTTTAAATCATCTGAACTAAAGTCAGCACTAGAGAATGGTAAGAAGATCATTATCACTACAATTCAGAAGTTCCCATTCATTATTGATGGCATTAGTGATTTAAGTGATAAACGTTTTGCTGTAATCATTGATGAAGCCCATAGTTCACAGTCAGGCTCTGCGCACGACAACATGAACCGAGCGATGGGTAAATCTGAAATCGAAGAGGCTGAGGACGCTCAAGATAAAGTACTTCAGGCTATGCGCTCAAGAAAGATGAGAGGTAATGCATCTTACTTAGCATTCACTGCAACACCCAAAAACAGTACTTTAGAAAAATTCGGGCAGCAGCAAGAAGATGGCAGTTTTAAGCCATTCCATTTGTACTCAATGAAGCAAGCCATTGAAGAAGGCTTTATTCTTGATGTCATAGCGAATTACACTACTTATAAAAGTTACTATGAGATTGAAAAGTCAATTCAGGACAACCCTGAATTCGATACTAAGAAAGCTCAGAAACGACTTCGTGCCTACGTAGAGACTAGTCAGCAAACCATTGATACTAAAGCTGAAATCATGCTTGAGCACTTTATACCGCATGTGGTGAATAGCAAAAAGCTAAAAGGTAAAGCTAAAGGAATGGTTGTCACTCAAAATATCGAAACAGCTATTCGCTATTACAAAGCGATAACTAGACAACTTGATCAGCAAGGCAATCCATTTAAAGCCGTTATCGCATTCTCTGGCACCAAAGAAGTTGACGGAATTGAATATACCGAAGCAGAAATGAATGGCTTTCCAGAAGGAGAGACTAAAGATAAGTTTGATACAGATGAGTATCGTTTGCTAATTGTAGCTAATAAGTATTTAACAGGCTTTGATCAACCCAAGCTTTGCGCAATGTACGTTGATAAAAAGCTAGCGAGTGTTCTTTGTGTTCAAACATTATCTCGTTTAAATCGCTCAGCGCCTAAGCTTGGCAAAAAGACAGAAGATCTGTTCGTACTCGATTTCTTTAATAGTGTTGATGATATCAAAACATCATTTGACCCATTTTATACCTCAACAACGCTCTCTGAAGCTACAGATATTAATGTATTGCATGAGTTGAAAGATTCGATGGATGATGTTGGTGTTTACGAATGGTATGAAGTAGAAGACTTTATTAAGCGTTATTTTAATAATGAAGATGCTCAGACGCTTAGCCCAATCATCGATACGGCTGCTAACCGTTTTAATTATGAGTTAGAGCTGCAAGACGAAGATAAAGTTGATTTCAAAGTAAAAGCTAAGCAGTTCGTGAAAATCTATGGGCAGATGGCTTCAATCATGCCATATGAGATTGTTGCCTGGGAAAAACTGTTTTGGTTCTTAAAATTCTTAATACCAAAGCTGATTGTTAAAGACCCTGATTCTGAAGCGCTTGATGAATTGTTAGAGTCAGTTGATTTAAGTTCCTATGGTCTTCAGCGTGTTAAGTTAAATTACGGTATTGGACTTGATGCAGAAGAAACAGAACTAGCGCCACAGAACCCTAACCCTCGTGGAGCACATGGTGGTGAAGAAGAGCGAGATCCGCTAGACGATATTATCAAGAATTTTAACGAGAGATGGTTTCAAGGCTGGAGTGCAACTCCTGAGGAACAGAAAGTTAAGTTCATCAATATCGCTGAAAGCATTAAACAGCATCCAGACTTTGAAGCTAAGTACCAGAACAATCCAGATCCACATAACCGTGAATTAGCATTCGAAAAAATGCTGAAGGAAGTTATGTTGGCGAGACGCAAAGACGAGCTTGAGCTTTACAAGCTTTTTGCTGGAGATCCAGCTTTTAAAGCATCTTGGATGCAGAGTATGCAAAGAACAGTTAGTTTATAA